One Alligator mississippiensis isolate rAllMis1 chromosome 1, rAllMis1, whole genome shotgun sequence genomic window carries:
- the CYS1 gene encoding cystin-1 isoform X2: protein MARASGPAPASRALLAALPGEPGAAPRHVRPFQGPGPGPPRREPRGCASRGRRLKRGAGYGQRQQPAEEPRRRPREPGPGRREPGGGRGRGRQSRRAGLGGGGRGLAAAAGGARGVRGGGRARPARGPAVFLDAIDEQSVDAYILQKTFLLRNKCCRWKILIEALTRSTPDREKSNFTNEQSSPPSLVFSSVLLVHWM from the exons ATGGCCCGCGCCTcgggcccggccccggcctcGCGGGCGCTCCTGGCTGCTCTCCCGGGGGAGCCCGGGGCGGCCCCTCGCCACGTGCGCCCCTTCcagggcccgggcccgggcccgccCCGCAGGGAGCCGAGGGGCTGTGCCTCCCGCGGCCGGCGGCTGAAGCGCGGAGCGGGCTatgggcagcggcagcagccggCGGAGGAGCCGCGGCGGCGCCCCCGGgagcccgggccgggccggcgggagCCCGgcggcggccggggccgggggcggcaGTCCCGGCGCGCAGGACTCGGCGGCGGAGGACGCGGACTGGCggctgctgcaggaggtgctCGCGGAGTGCGAGGAGGCggccgcgcccgccccgcccgcggCCCAGCCG TTTTCCTTGATGCAATAGATGAACAGTCAGTAGATGCCTACATACTCCAAAAAACATTTCTCTTGAGAAATAAGTGCTGTCGCTGGAAGATCCTCATAGAG GCCCTAACAAGAAGCACACCAGACCGAGAGAAAAGCAACTTCACCAATGA GCAATCATCCCCCCCTTCATTAGTTTTCAGTTCAGTCCTGCTTGTTCATTGGATGTGA
- the CYS1 gene encoding cystin-1 isoform X1 — protein sequence MARASGPAPASRALLAALPGEPGAAPRHVRPFQGPGPGPPRREPRGCASRGRRLKRGAGYGQRQQPAEEPRRRPREPGPGRREPGGGRGRGRQSRRAGLGGGGRGLAAAAGGARGVRGGGRARPARGPAVFLDAIDEQSVDAYILQKTFLLRNKCCRWKILIEALTRSTPDREKSNFTNECPVQHNKKPEGQSTISYDYSEEELMASIEREYCR from the exons ATGGCCCGCGCCTcgggcccggccccggcctcGCGGGCGCTCCTGGCTGCTCTCCCGGGGGAGCCCGGGGCGGCCCCTCGCCACGTGCGCCCCTTCcagggcccgggcccgggcccgccCCGCAGGGAGCCGAGGGGCTGTGCCTCCCGCGGCCGGCGGCTGAAGCGCGGAGCGGGCTatgggcagcggcagcagccggCGGAGGAGCCGCGGCGGCGCCCCCGGgagcccgggccgggccggcgggagCCCGgcggcggccggggccgggggcggcaGTCCCGGCGCGCAGGACTCGGCGGCGGAGGACGCGGACTGGCggctgctgcaggaggtgctCGCGGAGTGCGAGGAGGCggccgcgcccgccccgcccgcggCCCAGCCG TTTTCCTTGATGCAATAGATGAACAGTCAGTAGATGCCTACATACTCCAAAAAACATTTCTCTTGAGAAATAAGTGCTGTCGCTGGAAGATCCTCATAGAG GCCCTAACAAGAAGCACACCAGACCGAGAGAAAAGCAACTTCACCAATGA ATGTCCAGTCCAGCACAACAAGAAGCCTGAGGGGCAGTCCACGATATCGTATGATTACTCTGAAGAAGAGCTCATGGCGAGTATTGAGCGGGAATACTGCCGCTGA
- the CYS1 gene encoding cystin-1 isoform X3 — MGSGSSRRRSRGGAPGSPGRAGGSPAAAGAGGGSPGAQDSAAEDADWRLLQEVLAECEEAAAPAPPAAQPALTRSTPDREKSNFTNECPVQHNKKPEGQSTISYDYSEEELMASIEREYCR; from the exons atgggcagcggcagcagccggCGGAGGAGCCGCGGCGGCGCCCCCGGgagcccgggccgggccggcgggagCCCGgcggcggccggggccgggggcggcaGTCCCGGCGCGCAGGACTCGGCGGCGGAGGACGCGGACTGGCggctgctgcaggaggtgctCGCGGAGTGCGAGGAGGCggccgcgcccgccccgcccgcggCCCAGCCG GCCCTAACAAGAAGCACACCAGACCGAGAGAAAAGCAACTTCACCAATGA ATGTCCAGTCCAGCACAACAAGAAGCCTGAGGGGCAGTCCACGATATCGTATGATTACTCTGAAGAAGAGCTCATGGCGAGTATTGAGCGGGAATACTGCCGCTGA